From Rutidosis leptorrhynchoides isolate AG116_Rl617_1_P2 chromosome 3, CSIRO_AGI_Rlap_v1, whole genome shotgun sequence, a single genomic window includes:
- the LOC139897211 gene encoding anthranilate synthase alpha subunit 2, chloroplastic-like isoform X2: MTTEAYKGHILSKEHILAGDIFPIILSQRFECRTFADPFELYRASYMTYLQARGSILVASSPKILTRVKKRKVTNRHSTEVVMLFV, translated from the exons ATGACAACTGAAGCATACAAAGGACATATTTTGTCTAAAGAACATATTTTGGCTGGAGATATATTTCCAATTATCCTAAGTCAGCGTTTTGAGTGTCGTACATTTGCAGACCCATTTGAACTTTACCGGGCGTCGTATATGACTTATTTACAG GCTAGAGGGTCTATCCTCGTTGCTTCAAGTCCCAAAATTCTTACTCGTGTGAAGAAG AGAAAGGTAACAAATAGACATTCAACTGAAGTCGTAATGCTGTTCGTATAG
- the LOC139897211 gene encoding anthranilate synthase alpha subunit 1, chloroplastic-like isoform X1: MVVPRRIMEQWIPQRIDELPDAFCGSINLYTSVFGPLKNSNMTTEAYKGHILSKEHILAGDIFPIILSQRFECRTFADPFELYRASYMTYLQARGSILVASSPKILTRVKKRKVTNRHSTEVVMLFV, translated from the exons ATGGTAGTTCCTAGGAGGATAATGGAGCAATGGATACCTCAAAGAATTGACGAGCTTCCCGATGCATTTTGTG GGTCAATTAACTTGTATACTAGCGTATTTGGTCCTTTGAAGAATTCAAACATGACAACTGAAGCATACAAAGGACATATTTTGTCTAAAGAACATATTTTGGCTGGAGATATATTTCCAATTATCCTAAGTCAGCGTTTTGAGTGTCGTACATTTGCAGACCCATTTGAACTTTACCGGGCGTCGTATATGACTTATTTACAG GCTAGAGGGTCTATCCTCGTTGCTTCAAGTCCCAAAATTCTTACTCGTGTGAAGAAG AGAAAGGTAACAAATAGACATTCAACTGAAGTCGTAATGCTGTTCGTATAG